AACCGGTCTGGAGCGCTTCCAACAAACTATCCATAACGCCTTCTTGCGTTTGGCCCGGATCGATACTGATCAGATCCACCTTGCGCTGCTGGCGTTCGTGCAGTTCCCGCTGGGCACGCTCCTTCGCTTCCTGCGCCCGTTGCCgtttctcttcctcctcgCGCAACCGCAGATTGTCTGAGTGTGCCTGGACGAACGCATCCTTGAACGTTTTAATGTCGGAGAAGAACTCTTCCATCGTGTACTTGGCCGGATCAAAACAGTAGTACTCGGACAGGCTGGTAAACAGGGATTCCATCTGCGCGAGCATACGGCCCAACACTTCGACCTGCGCCCGACACTCAACCGCAAACTGACCCATCACCTCGAGGAATCGATCGTCTTCGCTTTGCGgcactttgttgttgttcagatCCGATTCGAGGTTTTTCAGCGAGTTTTGCATCTGTCGCATCGTCTTTTGTATCGTGTCCAAGCTCACGCGCGATGCCTTATCGACGTGGGAAAGATCCTCGTGGAAGGTGAGCGCTTCCGGGAACTTGCTCTCGATTACCTCGGCGAGATAGTGCAGCAGTGTCTGCTTGTTTTCGTAGTCCTTGGTATTGGACAGCTTCGGCAGGAAACTCATTTCGAACCCAAAGGCGAGCTCCTTTTTCGATCCCGAGTTCATGTAGTTACCGAGCAGAAGGATGAGTTCCAGCACCTTTGCGAATTTTTTGCTCGTTTTCACCTCCTCGCATGCGGCCGTTCCGGCCACTATGTCCGGCTTCACATCCTGCACCATGTCCGGCAGGTCGATCTTGAAGCTGAGACTCTGCAACCGTGCCCCGAGCCGTTTGATGTCGCTGATCGTGGCCGCAAACCGTTCCGCACCGGCCAAATCTTCACCGCGCGCCCGTATCTCCTGCAGTCGCTTCAGCTGATCCGGCGGCGGAAGATACTGGATGAGCTGCTGGAGTACGCTCGGACTGAGCACGGATGTGTCGCAGCGCAGCAGACACGTACGGATCTGCTCGTATGAAAGGTGCTTCAGCGACCCGCCTAACAGGATGGAAAGGTTCTGTGCCGCTTTGCCGTCCAGCACGCGCAGATCGATATTTTTCTTCGACGACTGTGGCCGATCGCTGGCATCTTTGTCGACTGGTTTGGCCGGCTTCGAGGAGAACTTCATGGCGAGTCGTGCGAAAATGTCATTATCGGCTAGTTTCTCTTCCTGCACCTGTACCCAGAACGAGTTCTCCGATAGCTTTTGCGCATCCAAACCGTTCCAGTTGGCCCGCTTCATCGGGCCATCGGTGTCCCACTTTTTCTTCGGCTTCAAACCGTACGGCAGAGGTTTCGGGGCGGCATTGGGGAAGGGCGGCGGCATACCGGGTGGCCGGAATCCACCAccgcccatcatcatcatcggcgggggagggggtggacCACCGCCCATACCGGGCAtgggagggggaggtgggggACCACCGCTAGCCCCCGGGAagggtggaggtggtggtgctggtgcaccacCTACCATAACTGGAATTGCTCCCGGGCAGGGTGGAGGAGGTGGTGCTGCCACCGTTCCAGGTACACCGGGTAGCAGACCGGGCGGTGGCGGAGGAATGTTGATTTGAGGTAGTTTACTTTTACCCTTCGGCGACACGACAACGCCGGTCGCTTCGATCTCTTTCAGCCGATCCTCGAGGGCGGCTACACGGGCTTCCGCTTCCTGTCGCGCAGTTTGCAGCTCGGTCATACGCTTCTCGAAGTCTTCCGactttttgctttccatctgTTTCGTCTTTTCCGCCATATCGTCCAGCAGTGTGCTGGTGTCTATGTGGAAATCGCGACTCTCAAAGTTCGGATCGTACCCACTCTTGTGCAGTACGACCTGTGAAACGCATTCCTCGATTAGCTTAAAGTAGGCCGGCCGATACTGGTGATCGTCACGGATAAACAACAAATGCTGCAGAATCGACAGGAAGTACGGCTCGCAACTCGTGTCCACGACCAGGCTCCGCAGCAGTTCGAAACAATCATTCATGTCATCCAGCTCGAGCCGCACATTGTCGAACCGATTGGAAAACTCCTCGAAATCATCTTCCCGGTAGCCGTTGAAGATCTTGAAGTGATTCACCAGATTCTCGTTACCGCTCTTCTCCACCATCTCCGACAGCTGATCGATCCGTTCGTACAGACCGGCGCGCATCATTTCACACCGCAAATGAAGCCGGAAGTTAATGTCGGTCGGTGAGTTGATGAGACAGTTGATGAAGatcatcgtgctgcaggtcaGCTCGTAGTTACGATCGtgatccaaaaacaaaccctccaCAATCGGACGAAATCGATCCGAACCAGGCTTTCGCATCGAGCTGACATTGGTGATCGCTCGCAGTACCTTCTCGTACCCGTTACGATCCTTCAACAGTGTTAAGGCGGACAGTAGCTTTATCGCTTCGCACATCGTCTGCGGGTTGGTGGCATCGACACATTGCgccaacagcagcacaacCGCGTGCTGATCCGGCGTGAGAATAACGTTCAGACCCCAGGAGTTGTTGAGGATCGCCTTCAGACATCGTAAACATTCGTACTCGATCTTGTACATTCGTCGCGGGCCCGATTTGCAGTACCGTAGCAGGGTAACGATTTCGTTGATGCCATCCTCGCCAAAGTCCTTGATCCAGCTGATGGGGTTGCTGGTCAATGCCACGCGAAGACTCTCCAAACATCCGAGCAGCTTGCTTGATCGGTTTGAATAGTCGCCTTCGTGAAGGTACTGCACATAGTCCGAGGGTTTTTCGAACCGTGAATTACCGCGATGTTCGGCGGATATTTTACCTGCCAATGAAAGAGCGATACCGGAAATAGGAATTAGATTCAGTTAGGCTAATGAATTAAACGTATTTTTTCTACAGTAAATAACCGTCTGGTATTCTGAAGAACCCGGGACACAAATGTATTGGTTCATCTGTTTAAACAATTGTACACATCACAACTCTGTAAAATCATTATTGAACTTCATGAGTGGCTTGTGAGTCCCAACACAAGTTTTGGGACGATCGTCTATCTTGATTTTTGACCAAATACAGTGATCATGGTTCGAGGAGCTTAAATACTGGTTGGCGTAGCAAACACTTTTACTATAAGGCCAATTGTTGGACAGGCCTGCATTAGAGGTGATGTTCATTCCCTTTCCCCTTCATAGCTTCTACAGGACTGAGTTATCTGttggtattaaaaaaaaacaatagtaaCAGTTAGTCTTAATAGTTTACGAGTGGATGCTTGAGTGAACCAATAGACCACTTACGTACAAATTCTTCTAGTAGATCGatcattaaaaaaagataatcCCAGCATTTCCACACCACATCAATCTTTGACCCACATATGAGATTCaattgcgcgtgtgtgtgtgtacatccAATGCCAATCGATGGGGCGGAAAAATAGATTACAAAACAAGACCGGTACTATTTTTAAAGCAGTGTTTACAGCATAAATCGCGATAGCTCATTCTCGTGCTGAGCAGTGGTATTAAAAATTCTTCCCGAGCAAAGAGGAAGTACAAGCGCATTTAGTACGTAAATCGTGTCTTATGGGGCAAATGAAACACGAATGATCATTCCCCCGCTACACGTCCTCCAGTAAACAGTTCAAGAATCGTCGTTTCTTCCGCACGGCAAATTGAATAAACAGACGATATTTTGAAAAACCATTAGTGGAGCGATAATTATAGCGTGATGGTGTCATCGACAAAAACATGGCCGGGTACATATTGCTTTCTTCCAACAAGGTGGAGACACTGTAGCACAAGATCGTCTTCCTTGTGTGCTGCAGGTGCATAAAGAGCAACGCGTGCAGTATTACGTACGTTTGTGAATAAAGTATGAATTTTACCTCCAAATGGATATGGACACGATACTCTCAGTCAAGCGGTATTCAACAGTCACAGCGTTGAAGCGATGAACGTCATTGCAGCGCtcaaaacaggaaaacagGATCATGACGAGGACCACACGATGATGTAATGCAAACGAGCGAAAAATGATAATGAGTGAAGAGCTTTCGAGAACCGTGGCATCATCATGGGCAAGTTCCTCCGATCTGTTGTCCAGCCTCAAACGCTTAACAAACGCGTCGACCTTGAACTTGCCGTCGCATAAGAAGTGGTCATTTGTGTTGGGAAAAGAAGATGCAGCAAAGCAGTAGGCTCAAACACGAATCTGCTGTTTTGCCGGCCGGAACGACTAGACTTCCTCGCGCCTATGTGTGGCTTTTCTTCTGGGCATACATTCACTTCACTAGCGAAATGGAGAGCGGTTAAAAAAACGATCGGCGATCCTTCTTCTAAGTGGTTCTACTCTGCTCGCAAGAATGAACAGCTGATGGTTGTgtaagaaaataatcaaagaAAACGCCCAAGATGCACTGACTAGAAACGTGCAGAAATGGCAAATAAAGGATAGAACATTGGCCGCCGGAACGTGGCAAAGAATGAAGCGAGCACAGGAAGGTGCGAGATCAAGTGAAGCGTTTGTTTGCGATCGGGCGATCGAATGCAGCGCGGCACATAGGCCGCCAAGAGGCTGCCAAGCGAgtggttgttttgctgcttgacGTAATGTGAGGCATGTGGCCTGGCTGAGCACGTGGCGCACCTTGTAGATAAATGGGACGCAGCGTAGGAACCGCACGCGAATAGCCTGCGATATACGCGGGATGGCGGTGATGATCATCTTTCAGCGGTATGATGCTCATTGCTGCCATAGCAAATAGGGAAAGACAAAGAAGCGTCGCTTTGCGTGGAGAAAAGATCGTTATTAACTGTAGCAATATTTGTGTGCCATTGCACAATGTGTTGTAGCTGGTTGTCTACTTAATGACGCGAATGAAAATAGTGAGCGTTTCATTATGCGCATAGCGATAGGGACGGTCTGTCCTTGTGATCATTAACGATGTCTACACGAAAACATCTGGCTTCcttaaaatttaattcctGATCTTTACTTCCcgtgggtttggtttttcaatGTACAATACAAGTACAAGTATTTGGCTTGGTTTCCCTCAATATTTAAGGttctttcattaaaaaataataatataattctttaaattcttgtttcttttttaagatTAAAAAAAGACTAGAAGATTAGGAGCTGCAAACTCTTTTACaactttttaacaaattacGAATTCCAGACTAAGACAAATTCTGGCCTTCTCAGTCCGGAGAACGATCCAATTAGTGATTCTCTCGGTTAAACAGAAGCATCTTCCAATGTTCTGCATGAGTGATGTAGAATTTCTCAACCACTATTCTCCAAAGACTTTTCCTGTTGgaataataattattgatCAGTGCTTTGTCTCTCATTGTCTGGACATTTGGGTACATCTTCCAACGAATTAACAAATGTACATGATAACCCAATGTAACAGTTCAATCTGTTGTACTAAGTCTCTCTTAGACCAAAAAATCTGCTCTCTTCATTATATTGTTAAGACAAGGGCAGATTGCAGTATGTCTCAATTTTATGTATGACACTTTGCTCAAGGTCCTATCGTAAATTCTCCAATAAAATTGCCCATTATTTACCAGTGGAAGGATTCGCTGATCAAAACAAGGTAAGAGATGATCATTATTCACTTCAAACCGTCACATAGCAGTTGTTATTTGCTTTTGAATCATCTCCCCTGCTGACCATTCAAGAGGGACCAAACAAAGATGAGACTTACCAACAGAGGTTGGTGTTGAATCAGAACGAACAAACGATGGCCAGCTCATTCGGTTAGATGGACCTGTTGTCTCATCAAGGTGAAAGAACGGTGTGCAACGTCGAACGGTTGGTAgcaatttttgcaaataaaacagaacGATGACGACGGGCGCGGACGATGTGTAAAGTCACCCTCCCAAAAGGCGATACGACGCGGTATGCGCTTATAAGGAACTTGACCATGAGTCAATGGTGACCAGCCTCGTAAGCTCAACCGCCAAACACGTTCTCCGCTTTCCGGCCATCATTCATGGCGACATTCTCCCGTTGCTTCGGGTTTAACCGTTTTCTTATCGAGCAGCACACAAGGGTTTTATGTCCGCGACCGCAAGCGACAGCGAAGAAACAAAGTCAACGTATGTGTGTTGATTATCGATTGTGAAGCTTTCTTTGCTGGTGGAGTGGTTCAGCCGCAGCGCAAAATAGCATCGACATTAGTGAGCTATTTCAAAGAGCGAACGACGGCTTCTCATTTCACGGTGCGTTGCCCGAATAGTTCTGGAAGCGTTCTAGCACATGCGACACGCAAGATCGTACAGTGGTGGCGGTCCCGAGAAGCTTCGTATTAGAATGCTGACAACcgataaaacgaaaaagaaacagttagaaaaagaatcaaaaagaCCACCGGAAACCACGGCGGGTTTCGTTGATTCAATAGCAGAATTGAATTGCAGTGTGAAAGCAGCGAAGGATTGAGGAGCCTACGGTGGAGAACATAAAGATAGGAACATTTTGGTATTGATcgaattcctttttttactcCAAAGAATGCGAATAAATCTGATAGATGGTTTTGGTGATGGGTTCGGGTATGTGCGACTTATTGAAACTTGTTTGGCTAAGCTGCGTCGCGCTCGATACGATACATTTAACGCGCTTGCGTGTTGATAAAGTTTCCACTGTTGGGCGTTTCATCGCGATTGAGTATCGCTCTGTCTGCTGAGTTCTTCTTTCTGGACAAATCAATCACATTCAATCGTCCAAAGTTCTTTCCTCACCAGTGAGTACATAAAGTACATATTCTcggttcgttttccttttcggcTTCACCGGAACTCGCACGAGACGATGCACTCATGCGTGGTACGCTTGATAGTAAGCGGGGGCGTCGCTTCTGTTGCACATGGTCAGAACGCGCGTAAAACGCGACCTAAAAGTAAACACATTGTTACCCGGTCCTCCCCTTCGCGCTCGTACGCATGACCTGCTGCACCCCAAACCGTGCCACCTGTTGAATATTCTCCCACTTCCACTTTAAATGCTTCTAATGGCTGATTGCGGTAACCACAGCAACCGGGCATACTATCGTACTTTGCAGCTTAGAGCGGTTCGCGTCATTACACACTACAGCCGATAgaattgaaacatttgaacGCGTTCCGttgctttgtttacaaacGAAATCGCTCTATCATTTTTGTATCCCTGTTTCGGGTACGAAAAGGAGGCCAAGATATTATTAGTGTTCAAGGTGGGCGCATTTTTTGTAGTTGTCGTAAAAGTAAACCCAGAACAAgtgttttggggtggaaaacgACATGATAACACATACCGAGCGCGCAACAGGCGATAAGACAATTATAATTATGAGCTCATACACTGCTAGATGAGCCGCtattttacacatttcgtAAATAAGGTCGTTTAGCATGCTGGCTCCCTGTTTAATGCTAACTTATCACCTTGTATGGATTGTTAATGTTTTGTCTTTGCAGTAATAGCATCAGCTGTTAGCAATTAAAGACtttcttgttgctgtttttctgTCACACTAAACATTTGGAAGCTATTGTAGCGGCTTTAGAGCGCCACACTAATGTAATGTAAATGCTCAAATTATACACGCATCGTTTGCCCGAAGGCTTTGTATGACTTGCAGCCTTTGGAACGGCGAGCGATAAGAAACCACAGTTCAACCACAGAAGAATAAAAGGAGGCCACAGTGATGAATATATCCACGGACGAAGAGTATTCCATCGCCTACTGCATGCCTGTCTGCTATTGCGGGACAAAAAGTCAACGACTGCTGGGCCCGTCTTGATGCGCGGGTAATTTGGCACGAATAGGGACGAGACGTCGCTAAAGGGATATTTTTGGAATTCCAAACCAAGGTATGATCTCAGCGTGCTTGTTGTACAACCTTCACCAGTTCACCCCACGGAGAAGGATATTGGACCGGTTAATTTTGTAAATGATACGACGCCGACAATTTTCAGCTCTAAAAATACAACCGCGTAGATGAATCCCCATCAACGAACCATCCTTGAAGTAACGTGTTTTCACTATAGCCGTGAATTCCAAGTGCAAAACACCCCCGAGTTGGTCCCGTGTCTTCAACTACTCACAATACGTTAATGCACTTTGAGGCGACTCTTCTTGCTATGCTTGTCGATCGTGgatgttgtgttttcgtttcacaATTGCACGGGCGGCTTGAGTACGGCACACGAGGTAGGGTCACCCCCACAAACCCTCTTTCTGCACGGGCCGCTATCTGTAGCGCACTGGGTACACGCCCCACTACCGTTTTCACCCTGCATTTTGCAAGTAACGTATGAAGGATGTTTTAGTGGGTCACGATGGACTTCCAATAGAGGTGTGCGTTAATACACTTCAAGGCCTTTGGATGCGATGTCTTGCACTCACTGCAGACCTTTGAATCAAAAGCCTTCTTCTTGCGAAAGAGTAACGGCCAACGGGGTGTTGGTTGTGGTAGACCTTGCGCGCATCCTTTCCATCCAAACTTGccaatgtaaataaacaaaacgcaacctAAAACCACCATCCAAATGCAGTTCTACTCGCGTTCCCTGTCTCGCTTGCACGTTTGGCGTGACCCCGCCGCGCGACACTGCGCGAGCCGCGTCTTTGTTGAATGCCTACGTCCGCTTTTTGGTCTGTCGTTTGCTGCTGTCCGTTGTATCGGTATGTGCGTTCACCTTCTGAACCTACCTTTCACATGCATATCGATCATCTTGCGCTTCTCCTCGAGCGGTTTGCCCAGCAGCGGATCGCGCTTGTCCTTCGGAATGTTCATGTCCTCGAGTATTTCGAGAAACAGTTTGTTGACTTCCGCCTCGCTTAGTCgatgtgtttcgttcggttcGATCATGGATACCAGATCCGCGTCCGGGCCGGACAGTGGACGGCCCCCGTTAAGGCTACCGTAACTCCCTCCGTATCCACTGAAGTTCCCGCCAGCGTTGCTCGGACCGTTCCCGTACACCCCACTCCCTCCATGCCGACCAAGCTTCTTGTGTGGTCGGCCGAGCAACGTATCCAGAAAGCCACCCGATTTCACTCGATCGTGTTTCGACATTTTTCACGCACTCGCGACGCGCGGATCGGTACGACAGCGCCAATGGTCGATTCAATTTGTTATTGGACAGAAATCTAACCtacacaaaaagcaaacaataacaCTTTCcgatatatattttataaaatagaTCACGAACGAAAGAGCAGCGATGCTCCACGGCTGACatcatttcttcttcttcctttacATGCTCATCGCACCAGCTTCAATGTGTGAGTGGAAGAAAGGTTCACTCATACTGACCTGCTTGACAACTGATGGAACAACTGTCAAAAGTTGGGCTGAGGTCTCGTCAGTTCGACCGCGTCTGTGGTTTTCCAACCATCACTGGAAATTCTTATTTATCCTACTTTGAGCTTATGGTACCGTCTAAAATATATTTGGGGTGAAATGTATTGTATGTGAAATATACATTCCGATTAATGAAgcttgttgttattgttaaattttgtgtttatttgatGAATGTGAAGAAAATATACTGTGATCTGACCCGTTTTACAAGTTCTTCTAGAATGCCAAGGATTTCGATGCTGTCAAATTGACATTTCCAATCtgcacaaaaaatcaaaagaaatttCCAGCGCAAAGGTGCGTGTTTTTCGTTCGCCGGAATCATTTGTgttaaaataggaaaatataTTCCTAAGCTCACTATTCCCATACATCGCTGCATTTCTTTATTGCCGTTTTATCGACCTCGAGTGTAATTCAAGCCTTAAACTATCTCCAAATTCCATTACATTGTAGAACAAATATCAACACAAGATGGCACAGAGCAAACTGAATGATTTGGCTGGAAAGTTCGGCAAAGGAGGTCCTCCTGGATTGACGACGGGTCTGAAGGTGTTGGCCGCCTTTGGAGCGGTTGCGTATGGCGTTAAAAACTCCATGTACACCGGTATGTATCGGGATCATATTGTGCAATAATTCGACACCGGACGGGGGCTGTGTACATGAATGATGCAACCTAACCTCTCTTTGCGTGCTAGATGCACCGGTTGAAGAAGGTTTTCGTGTAGAAAGCATGAATTTGATAATTGATCTACATCAAAGCTTTGCCAGTGTGTAAATATGTACGGAAATTGTA
This Anopheles marshallii chromosome 3, idAnoMarsDA_429_01, whole genome shotgun sequence DNA region includes the following protein-coding sequences:
- the LOC128711323 gene encoding protein diaphanous, with amino-acid sequence MSKHDRVKSGGFLDTLLGRPHKKLGRHGGSGVLNGGRPLSGPDADLVSMIEPNETHRLSEAEVNKLFLEILEDMNIPKDKRDPLLGKPLEEKRKMIDMHVKGKISAEHRGNSRFEKPSDYVQYLHEGDYSNRSSKLLGCLESLRVALTSNPISWIKDFGEDGINEIVTLLRYCKSGPRRMYKIEYECLRCLKAILNNSWGLNVILTPDQHAVVLLLAQCVDATNPQTMCEAIKLLSALTLLKDRNGYEKVLRAITNVSSMRKPGSDRFRPIVEGLFLDHDRNYELTCSTMIFINCLINSPTDINFRLHLRCEMMRAGLYERIDQLSEMVEKSGNENLVNHFKIFNGYREDDFEEFSNRFDNVRLELDDMNDCFELLRSLVVDTSCEPYFLSILQHLLFIRDDHQYRPAYFKLIEECVSQVVLHKSGYDPNFESRDFHIDTSTLLDDMAEKTKQMESKKSEDFEKRMTELQTARQEAEARVAALEDRLKEIEATGVVVSPKGKSKLPQINIPPPPPGLLPGVPGTVAAPPPPPCPGAIPVMVGGAPAPPPPPFPGASGGPPPPPPMPGMGGGPPPPPPMMMMGGGGFRPPGMPPPFPNAAPKPLPYGLKPKKKWDTDGPMKRANWNGLDAQKLSENSFWVQVQEEKLADNDIFARLAMKFSSKPAKPVDKDASDRPQSSKKNIDLRVLDGKAAQNLSILLGGSLKHLSYEQIRTCLLRCDTSVLSPSVLQQLIQYLPPPDQLKRLQEIRARGEDLAGAERFAATISDIKRLGARLQSLSFKIDLPDMVQDVKPDIVAGTAACEEVKTSKKFAKVLELILLLGNYMNSGSKKELAFGFEMSFLPKLSNTKDYENKQTLLHYLAEVIESKFPEALTFHEDLSHVDKASRVSLDTIQKTMRQMQNSLKNLESDLNNNKVPQSEDDRFLEVMGQFAVECRAQVEVLGRMLAQMESLFTSLSEYYCFDPAKYTMEEFFSDIKTFKDAFVQAHSDNLRLREEEEKRQRAQEAKERAQRELHERQQRKVDLISIDPGQTQEGVMDSLLEALQTGSAFGNREQRRRRGPRPAGAERRAQLNRSRSRTGITANAFSSREMLSELLGPA